GCAGATCAGAGATAAATAAAATGGGAGAAGGCATAGATATGGGCGGGGTCTGTGTGCCCATTGGGCGGGAGGAGCAGGCTTGGGCTGGTACTTAGGCTCTGTTAACGCTTGATGTACTCTTAACAAGGTCAACAGAGCCTATAAACATTAAGCTAAAATTTCAGCCTTAATGATCATGACATCTTCTTTAGGCACATCTTGGTGAAAGCCTTTGCTGCCAGTTTTAACATTTTTTAGCTGATCAACCACTTCCTTGCCTTCGATAACCTTAGCAAATACGCAGTAGCCAAAGCCTTGTGCGGTAGCGCTCTGATAATTTAGGAAATCGTTATTAGCAACGTTGATAAAAAATTGTGAAGAAGCGGAGTGTGGATCTGGAGTGCGTGCCATTGCTAGTGTGTAAGCGTCGTTTTTTAGACCATTGGCGGCTTCGTTTTTGATTGGAGCACGCCCTTCTTTCTTTTCGTCCATACCTGGCGCAAAACCACCGCCCTGCACCATGAAGCCATCAATAATGCGGTGGAAAATCGTGCCGTCGTAATGGCCTTCTTCAACGTATTGCAAGAAGTTAGCAACGGTTAGCGGTGCTTTTTCTGCGTTCAGTTCAACGATGATATCGCCAAAAGTGGTAGTGAGTTTTACATTGCTCATGGTGTTTTTCCTTTTGAGTAATCATTCTGGTTAAGTTTGAATGAGAAATAAATAAATGGTTTCAATTAAAGCCAAAATCACTGAAATCAGATGCGCTAGAAAAATTATTTGTCTGACTTTTTGCCAAGTTCGCGTACAGATTGAATGGTAATGGTATTAATCGGTACATCACCTGGCGCAGTTGGACTAACGTTGATTTGATCAACCACAGGCAAGCCAGAAATGACTTTGCCAAATACGGTGTAGCCAAAGCCATCACGGCTTGGGTAGTTTAAAAAATCGTTGTTCTTCGAGTTAATAAAAAATTGTGCGCTGGCGGAGTCAGGATCGGCAGTTCTGGCCATAGCAATGGTGCCGCGATCATTTTTCAAGCCTTTTTCAAAAGCAATTTTGGCTTCATTTTTAACCGGTGGGCGCGTTGGCTTTTCAGCCATTTTGTCGTTCATGCCACCACCTTGAATCATAAAATCTTTAATTACACGGTGAAAAATAGTGCCGTCGTATTGTTTATCTTTAACGTATTGCAAAAAATTTGCCACGGTAAGTGGGGCTTTTTCGGGATAAAGCTCAATCACGACCTTACCTTTTGACGTGATCAATTCTACCTGTGGATTCGCGGCAAATACGCTCAGGCTAGCTAAGACAAGGCTCGTTGCAATAATAAAACGTTTCATCGTGCATTCCTGCAAAAAGGATTGAGGTGAAAATTCGGGGCAATTATAGCAGACCTTCTCCCTCAGCAAGCCAAGCCGGTCTTTGCTGTGCTCGGTATCTGCGGCTTTTCTGGGGTAAAATCACAATATTCCAAGGATAGTGTCCACCATGCTGAAATTACCTTCAATCGATCAGTTTATTTCTGAATTTGATACCGTGCTTAGAACCCTAGCCGCGTCTGCACAGAGCGAGCGCCCTCATCCTGATGCCAGCGTTGCCGAGTTGGAAATGAGCGCTGCAGATAAGCAACATGCTGCGGGTTTGATGCGGGTTAATCATTGTGGCGAGGTGTGCGCTCAAGCACTTTATCAAGGCCAAGCCCTCACCGCGCGTAATCCTGCTACCCGTGATGCACTGCGTGAAGCGGCACACGAAGAAGTTGAGCATCTGGCTTGGACTGAGGCAAGGATTGCTGATTTAGGTAGCCATAAAAGCTTGCTCAACCCACTGTGGTACGCCGGCTCGTTGGCGATTGGGATTGCAGCGGGGGTGATCGGGGACAAGTGGAATCTGGGCTTTTTGGCTGAAACTGAGCGCCAAGTTGCAGAACACTTGCAATCGCATCTGAGCCAGCTACCAGAACAAGACGCAAAAAGCCGCGCGATTGTGGCGCAAATGCATATTGATGAAACGCATCATGCCGAAAAAGCCGAAGAGCTAGGTGCGGCAGCGCTGCCATTTCCGATAGCAAAAGCGATGCAACTCAGCTCAATTGTGATGACTTCACTTTCTTATCGTGTCTAAAATTTGCGCTAAATCAGAGCAAGTTTAAATAGGGTGTATGACGAGTAAATAGTTTACAGATTTGTAGCTAGGCTTACAGATATAACGCTGATTAACGATTCACGTTATTACGTTATTTGGGGCTATTTATGTCGGAAATGAATTCACCTGCACAGGTTGTTGATTATGTCGATCACGCTGCGTCAGAGAAAGCTGCACTACCTTTTTCCAGATTGCTGGTGATGGCCATTATGGGAGGCGTGTATATCGGGCTGGGCGGCCTGTTAGCCTTAGTGGTTGCGGGGGGCTCACCTGCTCTGCAAGCAAGTAATCCTGGGCTGGTTAAACTGTTGTTTGGCGCCGTTTTCCCACTGGGGTTTATTGCGGTGGTGTTAACTGGTACTGATTTATTTACATCTAATTGCGCTACGCAAGTGGTGGCTTTATGGCGTAAAAATGTCAGCCCTAAAACGGTTGTGCGTGTTTGGTGTGTTTCCTATTTAGGTAATTTTATGGGCGCATGCTTTGCAGCATGGGCTTACACCAGCGCTACCGATCTATTTACCCCTGATCAGCCGTGGACTCAATATCTGCTGAGTATGGCGCACCACAAATTAGAAAACCCCTTTATGGTGAGCTTTATGCGCGGGGTGTTAGCTAATCTTTTGGTCTGTATTGCAACGTGGCAAGGTTATTCGGCTAAAGATACTTTAGGCAGGATGGTGGGGATTTGGCTGCCGGTGATGGGCTTTGTGGCTTTAGGCATGGAGCACAGTATTGCAAATATGTTCTTTATTCCTGCGGCGATGTTGGCGGGTTTTGATGTGACTTGGAGCCACTTTTTCATAGCTAACTTAGTGCCCGTTACCTTGGGGAATTTAGTTGGCGGGGCTATTTTTGTCGGTTTGCCCTATGTGTGGCTATATACCAAATCTGAAAGAAATACCGAGCCTGAAAAAATACAGTCTCTTGTTAAAAGAATAGACGCAGGTCATTAAGAAAAAAACGCGCCAATGGCGCGTTTTTTTATGCAGCTTCAAGTATTTCAAAATCGTGTGTAATCAGCACACTTTTTGCTAGCATAATCGAGGCCGAGCAATATTTTTCAGCAGAAAGCTTGATGGCTCTTTCCACTTGTTCTGGCTTTAAACCTTTGCCAGTAACGGTGTAATGTAAATGAATTTTAGTAAACACTTTAGGCTCGGTTTCTGCGCGCTCTGCATCAACGTCTACTACGCAGTCCCTAACATCGGCACGGCTCTTCTTTAAGATATGGATCACATCGTAGGTCGAGCATCCTGCCGTGCCCATCAGCACCATTTCCATCGGTCTTGGGCCTAAATTGCGGCCCCCACCCGCTGGAGGGCCATCCATTAGTACCGAATGACCCGATTCAGACTGTGCTAAAAAGCTCACTTCTTCTACCCATTTCACGCGTACTTTCATGTGCTTCTCCCTTTATTAGCGGGGATTTTAACGCATGATTCATCTCATTTGCTGCATGCAAATTGCGACACTTAGTCTTTTGCATTACAAAAATGTCTTGTCATGCTTTCTGTCTCACGCGATAATGCGCCTAACATCAGAGTGTTTTTTACTTTGTTGTTGTCTCCTCCATCCTCCATTTTGGTGGGATTTCACGCAATCCAATTGGGTTGCGTTTTTTTTAGACGTGGTCAATTTTGGAACATATTTTCAAAATGGCACGTCACCAGATTTGACAAGTGAATGCGGATTCAGATAAAATCCGCGACTTTCTCAAAATCGTAACGTGGAAGAGCAGTCATGAAAACCTTTTCTGCCAAGCCGCACGAAGTTAAGCGCGAGTGGTTCGTTGTTGATGCTACCGATATGGTTCTCGGTCGTCTCGCGGCTGAAGTCGCTAAACGCCTGCGTGGCAAGCACAAAGCCGAGTACACCCCTCACGTAGACTGTGGTGACCACATCGTGGTGGTGAACGCAGACAAGATCCGCGTAACCGGCAACAAAGCAACAGATAAAATTTACTACCGCCATACTGGTCACCCAGGTGGTATTTACCAGCGCACCTTTTCCGAGATGCAAGAAAAATTCCCGGGTCGCGTGCTAGAAATGGCTGTTAAGGGCATGCTTCCAAAGGGTCCTCTCGGCTACGCTATGATCAAAAAGATGAAGGTTTATGCAGGTAGCGAACATCCGCATACCGCGCAACAGCCTAAAGCCTTTTCTATCTAAGCGTTAACGCGTTTTCTACTAAGGAATTTGTATCATGGTAGGTAAATACTATTACGGTACCGGCCGTCGCAAGAGCGCAGTTGCTCGTGTGTTCGTAGCCAAGGGTAGCGGCAATATCATAGTCAACGGCAAGCCGGTTGATTCTTACTTTCCTCGCGAAACTAGTCGCATGGTCGTTCGCCAGCCTCTAGAATTGACCGCAAACCTCGAATCCTTCGACATTATGGTTAATGTTGTTGGTGGTGGTGAAACCGGCCAAGCCGGTGCGATCCGTCACGGTGTAACTCGTGCTCTGATTGAATTTGATGCAGCTCTTAAAGGCAGCCTCAAAGCAGCAGGTCTTGTTACTCGCGATGCTCGTGAAGTTGAACGTAAGAAAGTGGGTCTGCACGGCGCTCGTCGTCGCAAACAGTTCTCCAAGCGTTAATTCGCTGGTACTGCTTTCTACAAAAGCCACCCTCGGGTGGCTTTTGTGTTTTGTACTGTTTAGAAATTTTATTCTAAAACAAATTCACTTACAAACTAGACGCGCTTACAGGTTCGGCTTTATATTCCCTTGTATCGGGCAAATACAGCCTGTATTTGCCAAATCTAGCAAAAGAGACGACAAAACATGATTAAGGT
This genomic interval from Iodobacter fluviatilis contains the following:
- a CDS encoding peptidylprolyl isomerase, with translation MSNVKLTTTFGDIIVELNAEKAPLTVANFLQYVEEGHYDGTIFHRIIDGFMVQGGGFAPGMDEKKEGRAPIKNEAANGLKNDAYTLAMARTPDPHSASSQFFINVANNDFLNYQSATAQGFGYCVFAKVIEGKEVVDQLKNVKTGSKGFHQDVPKEDVMIIKAEILA
- a CDS encoding peptidylprolyl isomerase; this translates as MKRFIIATSLVLASLSVFAANPQVELITSKGKVVIELYPEKAPLTVANFLQYVKDKQYDGTIFHRVIKDFMIQGGGMNDKMAEKPTRPPVKNEAKIAFEKGLKNDRGTIAMARTADPDSASAQFFINSKNNDFLNYPSRDGFGYTVFGKVISGLPVVDQINVSPTAPGDVPINTITIQSVRELGKKSDK
- the coq7 gene encoding 2-polyprenyl-3-methyl-6-methoxy-1,4-benzoquinone monooxygenase, which produces MLKLPSIDQFISEFDTVLRTLAASAQSERPHPDASVAELEMSAADKQHAAGLMRVNHCGEVCAQALYQGQALTARNPATRDALREAAHEEVEHLAWTEARIADLGSHKSLLNPLWYAGSLAIGIAAGVIGDKWNLGFLAETERQVAEHLQSHLSQLPEQDAKSRAIVAQMHIDETHHAEKAEELGAAALPFPIAKAMQLSSIVMTSLSYRV
- a CDS encoding formate/nitrite transporter family protein, with product MSEMNSPAQVVDYVDHAASEKAALPFSRLLVMAIMGGVYIGLGGLLALVVAGGSPALQASNPGLVKLLFGAVFPLGFIAVVLTGTDLFTSNCATQVVALWRKNVSPKTVVRVWCVSYLGNFMGACFAAWAYTSATDLFTPDQPWTQYLLSMAHHKLENPFMVSFMRGVLANLLVCIATWQGYSAKDTLGRMVGIWLPVMGFVALGMEHSIANMFFIPAAMLAGFDVTWSHFFIANLVPVTLGNLVGGAIFVGLPYVWLYTKSERNTEPEKIQSLVKRIDAGH
- a CDS encoding OsmC family protein translates to MKVRVKWVEEVSFLAQSESGHSVLMDGPPAGGGRNLGPRPMEMVLMGTAGCSTYDVIHILKKSRADVRDCVVDVDAERAETEPKVFTKIHLHYTVTGKGLKPEQVERAIKLSAEKYCSASIMLAKSVLITHDFEILEAA
- the rplM gene encoding 50S ribosomal protein L13; this encodes MKTFSAKPHEVKREWFVVDATDMVLGRLAAEVAKRLRGKHKAEYTPHVDCGDHIVVVNADKIRVTGNKATDKIYYRHTGHPGGIYQRTFSEMQEKFPGRVLEMAVKGMLPKGPLGYAMIKKMKVYAGSEHPHTAQQPKAFSI
- the rpsI gene encoding 30S ribosomal protein S9: MVGKYYYGTGRRKSAVARVFVAKGSGNIIVNGKPVDSYFPRETSRMVVRQPLELTANLESFDIMVNVVGGGETGQAGAIRHGVTRALIEFDAALKGSLKAAGLVTRDAREVERKKVGLHGARRRKQFSKR